A part of Desulfovibrio psychrotolerans genomic DNA contains:
- a CDS encoding MrcB family domain-containing protein has product MLRDVITHIGSNIGQARKSEFANHPLANYIRVDAPAALRRDLGPENSGFRVKGSPGKGRWANSVWLGIFNQRVTHSATVGYYVVYAFSPSGDRVYLALVQGNSSLYDEQGVEAAVILEQRSVIARERIGAFKEYFSDPFVPLGQRGVQARIHEAGYIVGKCYDLLLLPSEEGLLNDLQIMVKAYNLLVAEGGVE; this is encoded by the coding sequence ATGCTAAGAGATGTCATTACCCATATTGGTAGCAATATTGGTCAGGCTAGAAAGTCCGAGTTTGCTAATCACCCGTTGGCAAACTATATCCGAGTCGATGCCCCTGCGGCTTTAAGGAGAGATCTAGGGCCTGAGAATTCTGGATTCAGAGTGAAAGGTAGCCCCGGGAAAGGGCGTTGGGCTAACTCGGTATGGCTAGGAATATTCAATCAACGCGTGACCCATAGCGCAACTGTCGGGTATTACGTTGTCTATGCGTTTTCTCCCAGTGGAGACAGGGTTTATCTGGCTCTTGTTCAAGGGAATTCTTCTTTGTACGATGAGCAAGGTGTTGAGGCTGCGGTGATTCTTGAGCAAAGAAGTGTGATAGCGCGAGAGCGAATTGGTGCGTTTAAAGAGTATTTTTCGGATCCGTTCGTTCCTCTGGGGCAAAGAGGGGTGCAGGCTAGGATTCATGAAGCGGGATACATAGTTGGGAAATGCTATGATCTTTTATTGCTGCCCTCAGAAGAAGGCTTGCTCAATGATCTTCAAATAATGGTGAAGGCCTATAACTTACTGGTTGCTGAAGGCGGCGTCGAATAG
- a CDS encoding CsgG/HfaB family protein — translation MRTIHTFRRLTKMLPGLVLMTALCLLAFGTVGAESITITGKGTGKDREAAVQSALQDALRQVNGLNMVATQKTRRDSVQLSVTDPKGDSSTVKLEANSQSSTTIDTKGVISSYQIEDVGSENGLVAVTIRAVVERYSAPGISTDSRRKLAVMPFGAPSDDIGRKVTQQAVSQLVQSRRFAVLDRENDAAYVAEASRWASNLTRVQEKAKLAQQLGADYLLVATVSSFDAKVQTQTLALTGESKRIVSGYGVLQYRVLVPATMQVKWAADIAVTLDRPAEAADSAPEDMLAAELAGRLNTEIVESIYPLQVISTDASGQIVINQGGASVREGSRYAVYTTGKTLYDPYTKESLGKEEVRVATLEIVEVKPKYAVARVVPGAEPAAAVPVGAICRSLPDDGGAAQARQGGKADLVERNEAGGGVKLPFD, via the coding sequence ATGCGCACTATTCATACCTTCAGGCGGCTGACGAAGATGCTGCCTGGGCTTGTGCTTATGACCGCCCTTTGCCTGCTGGCGTTCGGCACTGTAGGAGCCGAGTCGATTACGATTACGGGAAAGGGCACCGGGAAAGACAGGGAGGCGGCGGTGCAGAGCGCGCTTCAGGATGCTCTGCGGCAGGTTAACGGATTGAACATGGTGGCCACGCAAAAGACCCGGCGCGATTCGGTGCAGTTGAGCGTGACCGACCCGAAGGGAGATTCTTCCACCGTTAAGCTGGAAGCCAATTCCCAGAGCAGCACGACCATAGATACCAAGGGGGTTATTTCCTCCTACCAGATAGAGGACGTGGGAAGCGAGAACGGTCTGGTGGCGGTAACCATACGCGCGGTGGTGGAACGGTATTCCGCCCCCGGCATATCAACGGACAGCCGCCGCAAGCTGGCCGTGATGCCTTTTGGCGCACCTTCTGATGACATAGGCCGCAAGGTGACGCAGCAGGCGGTTTCGCAGCTTGTGCAGTCCCGCAGGTTTGCGGTGCTGGACCGGGAGAATGACGCAGCCTATGTTGCGGAAGCTTCACGCTGGGCAAGTAATCTGACCCGCGTGCAGGAGAAGGCGAAGCTGGCGCAGCAGCTTGGTGCAGACTATTTGCTGGTTGCCACGGTATCTTCATTTGATGCCAAGGTGCAGACGCAGACGTTGGCGTTGACCGGAGAGAGCAAGCGGATTGTCTCCGGGTACGGGGTGTTGCAGTATCGCGTTCTGGTGCCTGCCACCATGCAGGTTAAGTGGGCTGCAGACATAGCCGTAACGCTGGATCGGCCCGCAGAGGCGGCGGATTCTGCGCCGGAAGACATGCTTGCGGCAGAGCTGGCTGGCAGGCTTAACACTGAGATTGTGGAATCCATCTATCCTTTGCAGGTGATCAGCACGGATGCTTCCGGGCAGATTGTTATCAATCAGGGGGGAGCCTCTGTAAGAGAGGGGAGCCGGTACGCCGTTTATACGACCGGGAAGACCCTGTATGACCCGTACACCAAGGAATCTCTCGGCAAAGAGGAGGTGCGGGTTGCCACACTTGAGATTGTGGAGGTTAAGCCCAAGTATGCCGTTGCCAGAGTTGTGCCGGGGGCGGAGCCTGCCGCAGCGGTTCCCGTAGGGGCCATATGCCGCTCTTTGCCGGATGATGGCGGCGCGGCACAGGCGCGGCAGGGTGGCAAGGCTGACCTTGTGGAGCGCAACGAGGCTGGCGGAGGGGTGAAGCTGCCCTTCGACTGA
- a CDS encoding DUF6844 domain-containing protein, whose product MSIRYLALCCVLCCALLLPVMAGAQGTAGDLPAPASAQEEQEVEAMIADAARPQESDPGIMIEDRINEYNTSGAGAQFMQKQDEGALFYTTASAPVMEKASSPAWPEFRQMAFKEAMLLAQQKYMEFLGVSVKSKMIRHMQSDPEFPKFSQEELYSTSRFEALLEKGLALLGGKLDAMLKEQGIDPQEFNALPPSKQKELLVRSVTEETVRTARGELSGMIPVQTFEARNDKGDHIVAVAVVASSAFKDFVREALAKKGELKPNPKRVGGPAVRDQVVMDKAEMINQFGIRRVFDENGYPVLVSFGQSYNPYTGQDYQTRLENRGVALEQAAASAFANFAFLFKAHGTVSNKSGNKATSSTVGKVEVDAKGNSFESTEYVRSVINQYTSTIEARGEVSDLPGVRRLHSWTYIHPEYGHEMVGVVHTWAPQDSALAKSLKEPAKQKQAPAAQKAKGQAGSSTGKQLMDSNDF is encoded by the coding sequence ATGAGTATACGTTATCTGGCCCTTTGCTGCGTTCTTTGCTGCGCCCTACTGCTTCCCGTAATGGCGGGCGCTCAGGGTACCGCAGGCGATCTGCCTGCCCCGGCATCTGCGCAGGAAGAGCAGGAAGTGGAGGCTATGATCGCCGATGCGGCAAGGCCGCAGGAGTCTGATCCCGGCATTATGATTGAAGACCGTATTAACGAATACAATACCAGCGGTGCGGGTGCGCAGTTTATGCAGAAGCAGGATGAGGGGGCCTTGTTCTATACCACGGCCAGTGCTCCGGTAATGGAGAAGGCATCTTCTCCTGCATGGCCGGAGTTCCGGCAGATGGCGTTTAAAGAAGCCATGCTCCTTGCGCAGCAGAAATACATGGAGTTTCTCGGCGTTTCGGTGAAGAGCAAAATGATTCGCCACATGCAGAGTGATCCGGAATTTCCCAAGTTTTCTCAGGAAGAGTTGTACAGCACCTCCCGGTTTGAGGCGTTGCTGGAGAAAGGATTGGCCCTGCTGGGCGGCAAGCTTGACGCAATGCTGAAGGAGCAGGGGATAGACCCGCAGGAATTTAATGCTCTTCCCCCTTCCAAGCAGAAAGAGCTGCTTGTGCGTTCTGTGACGGAAGAGACGGTGCGCACGGCCCGTGGTGAACTGAGCGGCATGATTCCGGTGCAGACCTTTGAAGCCCGGAACGACAAGGGGGACCACATTGTTGCCGTGGCGGTGGTGGCTTCGTCTGCATTTAAGGATTTTGTGCGCGAGGCGCTTGCCAAGAAGGGAGAGCTGAAGCCCAACCCCAAGAGAGTGGGCGGGCCTGCTGTTCGGGATCAGGTGGTGATGGACAAAGCGGAGATGATAAACCAGTTCGGGATACGCCGTGTCTTTGACGAGAATGGGTATCCGGTGCTTGTTTCCTTTGGGCAGAGCTATAACCCCTACACCGGGCAGGACTATCAGACCCGGCTGGAAAACAGGGGAGTAGCCCTGGAGCAGGCGGCTGCATCGGCCTTTGCCAACTTCGCCTTTTTGTTCAAGGCGCATGGCACGGTTAGCAACAAGAGCGGCAACAAGGCCACCTCCAGCACCGTAGGCAAGGTTGAGGTTGATGCGAAGGGGAACAGCTTTGAGTCTACCGAGTACGTGCGGAGCGTTATCAACCAATACACCAGCACCATAGAGGCGCGCGGCGAGGTGAGCGACTTGCCCGGTGTGCGCAGGCTTCATTCATGGACATATATCCATCCGGAATATGGTCATGAAATGGTGGGCGTTGTGCATACATGGGCCCCGCAGGACAGTGCGCTTGCCAAGAGCCTGAAGGAGCCTGCCAAACAGAAGCAGGCCCCTGCCGCGCAGAAGGCCAAGGGGCAGGCTGGAAGTTCCACGGGGAAACAGTTGATGGATTCCAATGACTTTTAA
- the lpoB gene encoding penicillin-binding protein activator LpoB, whose translation MRKIVLLLLACMLLGGCTASNKATMVNGEIDTAPRVMGLEYRDFEEAAAKSVNDMLASGAVNRPGGGRYVLVVSRIINDTMQNIDTDQLVKKIRVELLRSGKVVTTTAMGLGGAEDPMVAEARKLRQSEEVNQGTVAEKGKIIAPDLSLSGKIIQRNHSLNSSTQQVEYYFMLSLTDISSGLAFWEGEAPIIKRGSNKSVSW comes from the coding sequence ATGCGTAAGATTGTTTTGCTGCTTCTTGCCTGCATGTTGTTAGGCGGCTGCACTGCATCCAACAAGGCGACCATGGTGAACGGAGAAATTGACACCGCACCACGGGTGATGGGGTTGGAATACAGGGACTTTGAAGAGGCAGCCGCCAAAAGTGTGAACGATATGCTGGCATCCGGCGCGGTTAACAGGCCGGGCGGGGGCAGGTATGTTCTGGTTGTCTCCCGGATTATTAACGACACCATGCAGAATATTGACACGGACCAGTTGGTGAAAAAGATTCGCGTGGAACTGCTGCGCAGCGGCAAGGTTGTGACCACCACCGCCATGGGGCTGGGCGGCGCTGAAGACCCCATGGTGGCCGAGGCGCGCAAGCTGCGCCAGTCTGAGGAAGTGAATCAGGGAACCGTGGCGGAAAAGGGAAAGATAATTGCTCCGGATCTCAGTCTTTCCGGCAAGATCATTCAGCGGAACCATAGCCTGAATTCCAGCACCCAGCAGGTGGAATACTACTTTATGCTCAGCTTGACGGACATAAGCTCCGGGCTTGCCTTCTGGGAAGGGGAAGCGCCTATCATCAAGCGTGGCAGCAACAAGTCTGTATCATGGTAA